Proteins from a genomic interval of Crassostrea angulata isolate pt1a10 chromosome 7, ASM2561291v2, whole genome shotgun sequence:
- the LOC128157424 gene encoding uncharacterized protein LOC128157424 — MAESDVKLRFAQDVVPTCETHYEQCNNFFCNDCDKFICIECAKKDHREHDWNTVGNISKQRKSDLSRKSQEIREGHLPKLTEKMAKIDSLMEQNRAHRDAELSRLETHYRNIVTSLTQVVEDRKKELSRGLETKNKTLAEIQRKLKTKAVKLQDTMDDLKKSNFLSDYNLLNVDCALNRVLPISDGEDLEDLKYSLHFKEGSLTKESVELLLGTVKDYDDFTLTKIRSFRHDKSDIICLEVDVYSNAVLVNSNQTYWDTVNTKGKLKSRNEFYSQINDFAVLPNGDIIFSENESHSIQLHTIQMSANDATRTVADTSPLTPEGVCLTSEGDILVTMADPEDENATGLVKMFSMRGKVKRKYEYDSSGERLFKLPFRVAQNKNSDICVLDSLDTEHGVLHTISSEGHTQFIYKGVKSLQHPLYAADIVCDDICNIILMDAKNHHIHLLDSAGNFLKFLTRDEGDRRHSLSLALSGDILWAGGHNGYLSVYKYTNNS; from the coding sequence ATGGCAGAATCAGATGTTAAACTCAGGTTTGCACAAGATGTTGTACCAACTTGTGAGACACATTATGAACAATGCAACAACTTTTTCTGCAACGACTGCGACAAGTTCATCTGTATCGAGTGTGCCAAGAAAGACCACCGCGAACATGACTGGAACACAGTGGGAAACATATCAAAACAACGCAAGTCGGACCTATCTAGGAAAAGTCAAGAAATCCGAGAGGGGCATCTTCCTAAACTAACGGAGAAGATGGCAAAAATAGATTCCCTGATGGAGCAAAACCGTGCACACCGAGACGCCGAGCTTTCTAGACTTGAAACCCACTATCGAAACATTGTGACGAGTTTGACACAGGTTGTTGAGGACCGAAAGAAAGAACTGAGTAGAGGACTGGAAACGAAGAACAAAACACTGGCGGAAATTCAAAGAAAGTTAAAGACGAAGGCCGTCAAACTCCAGGATACGATggatgatttgaaaaaatccaaTTTTCTATCCGACTATAATTTACTGAATGTAGATTGTGCGCTGAACAGGGTTTTGCCGATTTCAGATGGTGAAGATCTTGAGGATCTTAAATACTCACTTCATTTTAAAGAGGGGTCATTAACAAAGGAGAGTGTAGAATTACTTTTGGGTACAGTGAAGGACTACGACGATTTTACTTTGACCAAAATCCGCTCCTTCCGCCATGACAAGAGTGACATCATCTGTCTGGAAGTTGACGTCTATTCTAATGCTGTGTTGGTGAATTCAAACCAAACCTACTGGGATACAGTAAATACAAAGGGGAAATTAAAGAGTCGGAACGAGTTTTACAGCCAAATCAATGATTTTGCGGTGCTTCCCAATGGCGATATCATTTTTTCGGAGAATGAAAGCCACTCAATTCAACTCCACACCATTCAAATGTCTGCCAATGACGCCACAAGAACTGTGGCAGACACTTCCCCGCTTACACCGGAAGGAGTTTGCTTAACAAGTGAAGGGGATATATTGGTCACAATGGCCGACCCAGAAGATGAGAATGCCACAGGTTTGGTAAAAATGTTTTCTATGCGAGGAAAAGTCAAAAGAAAATACGAATATGACAGCAGTGGAGAGAGACTTTTTAAGCTGCCTTTTAGAGTAgcacaaaacaaaaattctgaTATTTGCGTTTTAGACAGCCTAGACACTGAACACGGAGTACTTCATACGATTTCGAGTGAAGGGCACACCCAATTCATCTACAAGGGCGTGAAGAGCCTTCAGCACCCGCTCTATGCTGCAGACATAGTGTGTGATGATATCTGCAATATCATACTGATGGATGCTAAGAACCATCACATCCATCTTCTGGACTCGGCGGGGAATTTCTTGAAGTTCTTGACAAGGGATGAAGGAGACAGAAGACACTCTCTGTCCCTTGCTCTTAGTGGGGATATATTGTGGGCCGGTGGTCACAATGGCTATCTCAGTGTGTACAAGTACACCAACaattcatga